From Plasmodium chabaudi chabaudi strain AS genome assembly, chromosome: 12, the proteins below share one genomic window:
- a CDS encoding conserved Plasmodium protein, unknown function (query 426-426;GPI_cleavage_site_score=0.152;~;query 428-455; ~;query 405-427; ~;query 1-404; ~tmhmm; query 1-456) yields the protein MKILYLIILCYITSFRHFHFCLNNNAVENNEGSQILRKRHRKNNKNDLTNVIDFSFINTSKEGNKSEHPEDEKNKNNEHVENKDKQKGKDNHDHEKNENKDKKTDKKKDEDDDDDFDIDDIDDDDDDEADEKKSSKKENNDKNKKTEEKKNDDKKKDDKKKDDKKKEDKKKNKDDDDDDDDNFDEEGGDEEDEDEEDQEDKPPKKNKGNNSKDENIKSKHTENLKAEKKKDKEIKKHKNNEDIDNDHQKENHDNKKDNNNNTSPNNNHHEISHNENNQPKENSNNSNPNHSEQNHNGNIGMPNVVGAMHPIAGANFQKNDNTPITHPINTISSENIIIPEDIKKDFMKLLANVIKLNTKDSPHPSNQFIENNNPMNPLLQNNPNHEHPNNTSFIKSIYYHFKNHLSYYVIGTAVLFILTLIIQASNVSDDDNKKKTKKIKKDRSQISNYRRTVEC from the exons atgaaaatattgtatttgATTATACTATGTTACATTACTTCCTTTAGACactttcatttttgtttaaat AATAATGCTGtcgaaaataatgaagggTCACAAATATTAAGGAAAAGACACcgcaaaaataataaaaatgatttaacTAATGTAATAG ACTTCTCTTTTATAAACACAAGTAAAGAGGGAAATAAATCAGAACATCCagaagatgaaaaaaacaaaaataatgaacacgtcgaaaataaagataaacaAAAAGGAAAGGATAATCATGatcatgaaaaaaatgaaaataaagataaaaagacagacaaaaaaaaagatgaagatgatgatgatgattTTGATATAGATGATATTGACGACGATGACGATGATGAAgcagatgaaaaaaaatcctcaaaaaaagaaaataacgacaaaaataaaaaaacagaggaaaagaaaaatgatgacaaaaaaaaagacgacaagaaaaaagatgataagaaaaaagaagataagaaaaaaaataaagacgATGATGATGACGACGATGATAATTTTGATGAAGAAGGTGGTGATGAGGAGGATGAGGATGAAGAAGATCAAGAGGATAAACCccccaaaaaaaataaaggaaataaTTCAAAGGATGAAAACATTAAAAGTAAACATACTGAAAACTTAAAAGctgagaaaaaaaaagataaagaaataaaaaaacataaaaataacgaaGATATTGATAATGACCATCAAAAGGAAAATCACGATAATAAgaaagataataataataacacaagcccaaataataatcatcATGAGATTAGTCACAACGAAAACAACCAACCAAAAGAAAACTCAAACAATTCAAATCCAAACCATTCTGAACAAAATCATAATGGAAATATCGGTATGCCTAATGTAGTGGGAGCAATGCATCCCATAGCTGGAGctaattttcaaaaaaatgacaACACACCTATTACCCATCCTATTAACAC GATATCaagtgaaaatataattattcctGAAGATATTAAGAAAGACTTTATGAAATTATTAGCAAACGTAATTAAACTTAACACTAAAGATAGTCCACATCCTTCTAATCAATTTATAGAGAATAATAATCCAATGAACCCATTATTACAGAATAATCCTAACCATGAGCATCCAAACAACAcatcatttataaaaagcATATATTACCATTTCAAAAAtcatttatcatattaCGTAATAGGGACGGCagttttgtttattttaacaTTGATAATTCAGGCTTCAAATGTAAGtgatgatgataataaaaaaaaaacaaaaaaaattaaaaaagatagGAGTCAAATTTCCAATTACAGACGAACCGTTGAGTGCTGA
- a CDS encoding translation initiation factor eIF-2B subunit delta, putative (term=annotation;date=20150825;qualifier=removed_product=initiation factor 2 subunit family, putative;qualifier=added_product=translation initiation factor eif-2b subunit delta, putative;qualifier=added_GO:0005851;qualifier=added_GO:0003743;qualifier=added_GO:0006446;curatorName=ucb@sanger.ac.uk;~pfam_scan;Pfam:PF01008.13; E()=1.6E-36;score=125.8;query 366-606;description=IF-2B;~iprscan;InterPro:IPR037171 : NagB/RpiA transferase-like;Superfamily:SSF100950; score=1.09E-5;query992-1025;description=NagB/RpiA transferase-like;~iprscan;InterPro:IPR037171 : NagB/RpiA transferase-like;Superfamily:SSF100950; score=2.34E-52;query 315-637;description=NagB/RpiA transferase-like;~iprscan;InterPro:IPR000649 : Initiation factor 2B related;Pfam:PF01008; score=1.7E-36;query 366-606;description=Initiation factor 2B-related) gives MDDKFYLTFSKRKKKKVSGTINKEKFKKNFSKSEKYVKVSILNKNPTKKTLLHTLFKGFVKPCNEKSTIFYSILCIINNIYKCPYFTKHRCLICKPLYYNRLLKLKQEYEDNDKSDDIDDEPIAPLKHNLYYNRRKVDKSGVAKEDKKNDINNISNPSTSNNKFEHINKSNEAISNNCVGKDHSYTCKDKESVKFDTEEKEQGKGVSVQNAKEENEDERDDDDSKIKKNKIKREEIKHDKNEKGENCEESKNTIIYDPLKTNTINNKTKLNLNSNKQNNPSNKTSLFSTCPFPNILSGKLNLSSIQQYNFLLHDNKINYLDLYNFDVFDKTTIYDKILLDLNQNEIHTNILRTGIHFNKYMNTTHNHRNVDLLMALKSFIKDYTLPPYEPINRHMKIVIDKEINYIIMCKKHSISMGEVIRWFKNMVTESIGKHVLEEIKEIIINNINNYIRTKIIIPSINISNYVSEYIIEDGDVLLIYTFDYDIYISMINAKKKGKTFEIFLVDSEPYKNSHNIKLYIKLGIPVTYTLLSSLSYNIKKCTKVLLGIDSIMHNNIYGYAGTSMICMISKVNNVPVYIVCETYKISNKIVIDSFSMNNINNNIDVYDYIYLHHYHNSKHHHNNIPSIRKNDKIVVDSSLEFNKKLNNFIESYPDIKSNQILFSNINDKSYIEATNCLKQNTNCPKPPIIYSSGTPNKFYKKRRKENEKKHNINNICDKNESPKYNDASIKCEHVNNSFEKSNIQSFNDNQSSSLYIENKNDQTSSNVLKKNIFALHEEEKTSLFIKVVKDEKTNTLIMNKNSYEEININKMNKDQISIGENNANQTSSSTSGLKKKETPFFRNTVKDISNERIVSTKSIMKIVDESNDNKKVETINICINHKHNITNVSNDCKNVNKKNKQFYNMKNDKTFYEQKNSYFINFKNYLDMPSSNSNPKIKHSGIEEERTPCNNVCDSICKSIGNLNIKNICIDRHNETNLFSSVLSHIDKIKTNADKSFYVANICNDVTPLNYISYIVTEVGVYTSENKNSLNVFIQNNI, from the coding sequence ATGGatgataaattttatttaactttttctaaaagaaaaaaaaaaaaagtgagtggaacaataaataaagaaaaatttaaaaagaatTTTTCCAAAAGcgaaaaatatgttaaagtgtcaatattaaataaaaacccAACTAAAAAAACTCTTCTACACACATTATTTAAAGGTTTTGTAAAACCTtgtaatgaaaaaagtacaatattttattccattttatgtattattaataatatatataaatgccCATATTTCACAAAGCATCGATGCTTAATATGTAAGccattatattataataggCTATTAAAACTGAAACAAGAATATGAAGATAACGATAAAAGTGATGATATTGATGATGAACCAATTGCCCCCTTgaaacataatttatacTATAATAGGAGAAAGGTAGATAAGAGTGGGGTGGCAAAAGAggacaaaaaaaacgatataaataatatttcaaatcCAAGCACTAGCAACAACAAATTCgaacatattaataaaagcaATGAAGctatttcaaataattgCGTGGGTAAGGACCATTCCTACACATGCAAAGATAAAGAAAGTGTTAAATTTGATACCGAGGAAAAGGAACAAGGAAAGGGGGTGTCGGTGCAAAATgcaaaagaagaaaatgaagatgagagagatgatgatgatagtaaaataaaaaaaaataaaataaaaagggaAGAAATTAAACATGATAAGAATGAAAAAGGAGAAAATTGTGAAGAAAGTAAAAacacaataatatatgaccctttaaaaacaaatacgataaacaataaaacaaaattaaatttaaatagtaACAAACAAAACAATCCTTCTAATAAAACCAGTTTATTTAGTACATGTCCATTTCCTAATATCCTAAGTGGGAAATTAAATTTGTCGAGTATCCagcaatataattttttattacatgataataaaataaattacttagacttatataattttgatgtatttgataaaacaactatatatgataaaatattactaGATCTTaatcaaaatgaaatacACACTAATATATTAAGAACAGGaatacattttaataaatatatgaatacaACACATAACCATAGAAATGTTGATCTGCTAATGGCATTGAAATCTTTTATAAAGGATTACACACTACCCCCTTACGAGCCAATTAATAGGCATATGAAAATTGTGATTGATAAAgagataaattatattataatgtgTAAAAAGCATAGTATAAGTATGGGAGAAGTAATTAGAtggtttaaaaatatggtaACAGAAAGTATAGGTAAACATGTTttagaagaaataaaagaaatcattattaataatattaataattatataagaactaaaataattataccatctataaatatatcaaattatgtatcagaatatataattgaagATGGGGAtgttttgttaatatatacatttgattatgatatatatatatctatgataaatgcaaaaaaaaaagggaaaacgTTCGAAATTTTTCTAGTAGATTCAGAaccatataaaaattctcacaatataaaattatatataaaattaggTATACCTGTTACATATACATTACTTAGTAGCTTatcttataatattaaaaaatgtactAAGGTTTTATTAGGTATTGATTctattatgcataataatatatatggttATGCAGGAACGAGTATGATTTGCATGATTTCAAAGGTCAATAATGTTCCTGTATATATAGTTTGtgaaacatataaaataagtaataaaatagttataGATAGTTTTAGTATgaataacataaataataatatagatgtatatgattatatatatttacatcaTTATCATAATTCAAAACAtcatcataataatataccatctataagaaaaaatgataaaattgtaGTAGATTCAAGCTtagaatttaataaaaaacttaataattttatagaaTCATATCCAGACATAAAATCGAATCAAATATTGTTTAGCAACATAAATGACAAAAGTTACATAGAAGCTACAAATTGCTTGAAACAAAATACTAACTGTCCAAAACCGcctattatttattcttCGGGAACCCccaataaattttataaaaaacgaagaaaagaaaatgaaaaaaaacacaatatcaataatatatgtgataaaaatgagtctccaaaatataatgatgcATCTATAAAATGTGAGCATGTTAACAATAGTTTTGAGAAAAGTAATATTCAAAGTTTTAATGATAATCAATCATCTTCtctatatatagaaaataaaaatgatcaaACATCGAGcaatgtattaaaaaaaaatatttttgccTTGcatgaagaagaaaaaacatccctttttataaaagttGTTAAAGacgaaaaaacaaatacactaataatgaacaaaaatagctacgaagaaataaacattaataaaatgaataaagaTCAAATTAGCATAGGAGAAAATAATGCAAACCAAACAAGCTCGAGCACATCTggtttgaaaaaaaaggaaactCCATTTTTCAGAAACACAGTTAAAGATATAAGTAATGAAAGAATTGTTTCGACAAAAAGcattatgaaaatagtaGATGAatcaaatgataataaaaaagtagaaactataaatatatgtattaaccACAAGCACAACATTACAAATGTATCAAATGATTGCAAAAAtgtgaataaaaaaaataaacaattttataatatgaaaaatgataaaacattttatgaacaaaaaaatagttatttcattaattttaaaaattatttagatATGCCGTCAAGTAATTCGAACcctaaaataaaacacaGTGGAATAGAAGAAGAAAGAACTCCATGTAATAATGTTTGTGATTCCATTTGTAAATCTATTGGAaatttaaacataaaaaatatatgcatagaTAGGCATAAcgaaacaaatttatttagttCTGTTTTATCACAcattgataaaataaaaacaaatgccgataaatcattttatgtagctaatatatgtaatgaTGTCACTCCACTTAATTATATTAGTTACATTGTTACCGAAGTGGGGGTATATACaagtgaaaataaaaactcCTTAAACGtttttattcaaaataatatttag
- a CDS encoding GDP-L-fucose synthase, putative (term=annotation;date=20130327;qualifier=removed_EC_number=1.1.1.27;qualifier=added_ec_number=1.1.1.271;curatorName=ucb@sanger.ac.uk;~term=annotation;date=20130427;qualifier=removed_product=GDP-fucose synthase, putative;qualifier=added_product=gdp-l-fucose synthase, putative;qualifier=added_literature=pmid:23615908;qualifier=added_gene_name=fs;curatorName=ucb@sanger.ac.uk;~pfam_scan;Pfam:PF01370.17; E()=5.0E-43;score=147.1;query 6-244;description=Epimerase;~iprscan;InterPro:IPR036291 : NAD(P)-binding domain superfamily;Superfamily:SSF51735; score=7.58E-46;query 3-339;description=NAD(P)-binding domain superfamily;~iprscan;InterPro:IPR001509 : NAD-dependent epimerase/dehydratase;Pfam:PF01370; score=5.2E-43;query 6-244;description=NAD-dependent epimerase/dehydratase) — protein MSRTCIITGGTGLLGNSFREVVKSENKDFIETENEIIINSNDKNVIKKYVFLSSKMCNLKNYDDTKNFFEKNKFTDIIHFAAHVGGLYANKNNNLQFLLNNLDINLNIVKICHKYSITRGIFTLSTCIFPEKCDLPLIEENVHDGRCHLSNEGYSTSKRVLEILVRCYREKYNYQWMCIIPTNIYGKYDNFNLENAHVIPSIIHKIYLAKVNNTNVKLMGDGSAIRQFIYNRDISNILYYILNIYYSHNLTIIKDNIYNVIFSTNLPSNELSIKELANKIKHYMEFNNEILFDDTQDNGIHKKTACNDKLMSIINTSFSFTDIDKGLKETIDWFNSEYKNIRK, from the exons atgtCAAGAACATGTATAATTACTGGTGGTACTGGTTTATTGGGAAATAGTTTTCGGGAAGTGGTAAAGAGTGAAAACAAAGATTTCATTGAAACTGAAAATGAAATCATTATAAATtctaatgataaaaatgtaattaaaaaatatgtttttttaagttctaaaatgtgtaatttaaaaaattatgatgacactaaaaatttttttgaaaaaaataagtttactgatataatacattttgCAGCACATGTGGGAGGTTTATATgcgaataaaaataacaatttacaatttttgttaaacaatttagatattaatttaaatatagtCAAAATTTGTCACAAATATTCG ATAACTAGAGGTATATTTACACTATCTACGTGTATTTTCCCTGAGAAATGTGATTTACCATTAATTGAAGAAAATGTTCATGATGGGAGGTGCCATTTAAGTAATGAAGGTTATAGTACATCGAAAAGAGTTTTAGAAATATTGGTTAGGTGTTATAGggaaaaatacaattatcAGTGGATGTGTATAATAcctacaaatatatatggcAAATATGATAACTTTAACTTAGAAAATGCTCATGTAATACCTTCTATTATTCATAAGATATATTTAGCAAAAG ttaATAACACAAATGTAAAGCTTATGGGGGATGGTTCCGCTATTCGacaatttatttacaaTAGAGATATAAGCaacattttgtattatattcttaatatttattattcacaCAATTTAACCATTATTAAggataatatttataatgttATCTTCTCCACGAATTTGCCTTCCAATG AATTAAGTATTAAAGAACTGGcgaacaaaataaagcatTACATGGAATTTAATAACGAAATATTG TTTGATGATACACAAGACAATGGAATTCACAAGAAG acGGCGTGCAACGATAAACTAATGTCCATAATAAATACCTCTTTCTCATTTACTGATATCGATAAAG GTTTAAAAGAAACTATTGATTGGTTCAATtctgaatataaaaacataagaaaatga